A section of the Portunus trituberculatus isolate SZX2019 chromosome 20, ASM1759143v1, whole genome shotgun sequence genome encodes:
- the LOC123506753 gene encoding regulator of G-protein signaling 10-like isoform X1, translating into MSSPSSPTKGAAQPAPQTTTTTTAAAATTTSTAKTDKEKAKQVKKKVPTKPQGEKWSSSINALLADPEGVEAFRDFLVELENESGEAGEYTKYIDFYLECEEYKARFKKLEDKAKEIFEDYLAEAAHQLVLLQVGADKEVGTGGKSVEIGDKLEDEGLEGVNLFDEPQKKVKQKLADGVYINFCLDIKKKLKL; encoded by the exons ATGAGTTCCCCGAGTTCCCCAACCAAGGGTGCTGCCCAGCCTGCACCTCAgacaaccactaccacaaccgccgccgccgccaccaccacctctactgccAAGACGGACAAAGAGAAAGCAAAGCAGGTGAAGAAGAAAGTACCGACCAAACCCCAAGGAGAGAAGTGGTCCTCATCAATCAATGCTTTGCTGGCG GATCCTGAGGGGGTGGAAGCCTTCAGGGACTTCCTGGTGGAACTGGAGAATGAGAGTGGTGAAGCAGGTGAATACACCAAGTATATAGATTTCTACCTGGAGTGTGAAGAGTACAAGGCAAGATTTAAGAAGCTGGAGGATAAAGCCAAAGAGATTTTTGAGGATTACTTAGCG gaAGCTGCTCACCAGCTAGTTTTATTGCAGGTCGGAGCAGACAAGGAAGTCGGGACAGGAGGGAAAAGTGTCGAAATTGGTGACAAATTGGAAGATGAAGGTCTGGAAGGGGTGAACCTTTTTGACGAGCCACAGAAGAAAGTTAAACAAAAATTGGCAGATGGAGTGTACATAAACTTCTGCTTAGATATCAAAAAGAAGCTGAAATTGTAG
- the LOC123506753 gene encoding regulator of G-protein signaling 10-like isoform X2 — protein MSSPSSPTKGAAQPAPQTTTTTTAAAATTTSTAKTDKEKAKQVKKKVPTKPQGEKWSSSINALLADPEGVEAFRDFLVELENESGEAGEYTKYIDFYLECEEYKARFKKLEDKAKEIFEDYLAVGADKEVGTGGKSVEIGDKLEDEGLEGVNLFDEPQKKVKQKLADGVYINFCLDIKKKLKL, from the exons ATGAGTTCCCCGAGTTCCCCAACCAAGGGTGCTGCCCAGCCTGCACCTCAgacaaccactaccacaaccgccgccgccgccaccaccacctctactgccAAGACGGACAAAGAGAAAGCAAAGCAGGTGAAGAAGAAAGTACCGACCAAACCCCAAGGAGAGAAGTGGTCCTCATCAATCAATGCTTTGCTGGCG GATCCTGAGGGGGTGGAAGCCTTCAGGGACTTCCTGGTGGAACTGGAGAATGAGAGTGGTGAAGCAGGTGAATACACCAAGTATATAGATTTCTACCTGGAGTGTGAAGAGTACAAGGCAAGATTTAAGAAGCTGGAGGATAAAGCCAAAGAGATTTTTGAGGATTACTTAGCG GTCGGAGCAGACAAGGAAGTCGGGACAGGAGGGAAAAGTGTCGAAATTGGTGACAAATTGGAAGATGAAGGTCTGGAAGGGGTGAACCTTTTTGACGAGCCACAGAAGAAAGTTAAACAAAAATTGGCAGATGGAGTGTACATAAACTTCTGCTTAGATATCAAAAAGAAGCTGAAATTGTAG